The Papio anubis isolate 15944 chromosome 1, Panubis1.0, whole genome shotgun sequence genome window below encodes:
- the TNNT2 gene encoding troponin T, cardiac muscle isoform X8, with protein MSDTEEVVEEYEEEEQEEAAVEEQEEAAEEDAEDGAEAEAETEETRAEEDGEEEEAKEAEDGPMEESKPKPRSFMPNLVPPKIPDGERVDFDDIHRKRMEKDLNELQALIEAHFENRKKEEEELVSLKDRIERRRAERAEQQRIRNEREKERQNRLAEERARREEEENRRKAEDEARKKKALSNMMHFGGYIQKQAQTERKSGKRQTEREKKKKILAERRKVLAIDHLNEDQLREKAKELWQSIYNLEAEKFDLQEKFKQQKYEINVLRNRINDNQKVSKTRGKAKVTGRWK; from the exons AGCAGGAGGAGGCAGCAGAAGAGGATGCTGAGGATGGGGCTGAAGCAGAGGCTGAGACCGAGGAGACCAGGGCAGAAG AAgatggagaagaagaggaagcaaaGGAAGCTGAAG ATGGCCCAATGGAGGAGTCCAAACCCAAGCCCAG GTCGTTCATGCCCAACTTGGTGCCTCCCAAGATCCCCGATGGAGAGAGAGTGGACTTTGAT GACATCCACCGGAAGCGCATGGAGAAGGACCTGAATGAGTTGCAGGCGCTGATTGAGGCTCACTTTGAGaacaggaagaaggaggaggaggagctcgTTTCTCTGAAGGACAGGATC GAGAGACGTCGGGCAGAGCGGGCCGAGCAGCAGCGCATCCGGAATGAGCGGGAGAAGGAGCGGCAGAACCGCCTGGCT GAAGAGAGGGCTCGacgagaggaggaggagaacaggAGGAAGGCTGAGGATGAGGCCCGGAAGAAGAAGGCTTTGTCCAACATGATGCATTTTGGGGGTTACATCCAGAAG CAGGCCCAG ACAGAGCGGAAAAGTGGGAAGAGGCAGACCGAGcgggaaaagaagaagaagattctGGCTGAGAGGAGGAAGGTGCTGGCCATCGACCACCTGAATGAAGATCAGCTGAG GGAGAAGGCCAAGGAGCTGTGGCAGAGCATCTATAACTTGGAGGCAGAGAAGTTCGACTTGCAGGAGAAGTTCAAGCAGCAGAAATACGAG ATCAATGTTCTCCGAAACAGGATCAACGATAACCAGAAAGT CTCCAAGACCCGCGGGAAGGCCAAAGTCACCGGGCGCTGGAAGTAG
- the TNNT2 gene encoding troponin T, cardiac muscle isoform X14, with protein sequence MKTVVQPFLLWCFLLPAVPKQEEAAEEDAEDGAEAEAETEETRAEEDGEEEEAKEAEDGPMEESKPKPRSFMPNLVPPKIPDGERVDFDDIHRKRMEKDLNELQALIEAHFENRKKEEEELVSLKDRIERRRAERAEQQRIRNEREKERQNRLAEERARREEEENRRKAEDEARKKKALSNMMHFGGYIQKQAQTERKSGKRQTEREKKKKILAERRKVLAIDHLNEDQLREKAKELWQSIYNLEAEKFDLQEKFKQQKYEINVLRNRINDNQKVSKTRGKAKVTGRWK encoded by the exons AGCAGGAGGAGGCAGCAGAAGAGGATGCTGAGGATGGGGCTGAAGCAGAGGCTGAGACCGAGGAGACCAGGGCAGAAG AAgatggagaagaagaggaagcaaaGGAAGCTGAAG ATGGCCCAATGGAGGAGTCCAAACCCAAGCCCAG GTCGTTCATGCCCAACTTGGTGCCTCCCAAGATCCCCGATGGAGAGAGAGTGGACTTTGAT GACATCCACCGGAAGCGCATGGAGAAGGACCTGAATGAGTTGCAGGCGCTGATTGAGGCTCACTTTGAGaacaggaagaaggaggaggaggagctcgTTTCTCTGAAGGACAGGATC GAGAGACGTCGGGCAGAGCGGGCCGAGCAGCAGCGCATCCGGAATGAGCGGGAGAAGGAGCGGCAGAACCGCCTGGCT GAAGAGAGGGCTCGacgagaggaggaggagaacaggAGGAAGGCTGAGGATGAGGCCCGGAAGAAGAAGGCTTTGTCCAACATGATGCATTTTGGGGGTTACATCCAGAAG CAGGCCCAG ACAGAGCGGAAAAGTGGGAAGAGGCAGACCGAGcgggaaaagaagaagaagattctGGCTGAGAGGAGGAAGGTGCTGGCCATCGACCACCTGAATGAAGATCAGCTGAG GGAGAAGGCCAAGGAGCTGTGGCAGAGCATCTATAACTTGGAGGCAGAGAAGTTCGACTTGCAGGAGAAGTTCAAGCAGCAGAAATACGAG ATCAATGTTCTCCGAAACAGGATCAACGATAACCAGAAAGT CTCCAAGACCCGCGGGAAGGCCAAAGTCACCGGGCGCTGGAAGTAG
- the TNNT2 gene encoding troponin T, cardiac muscle isoform X12 has protein sequence MSDTEEVVEEYEEEEQEEQEEAAEEDAEDGAEAEAETEETRAEEDGEEEEAKEAEDGPMEESKPKPRSFMPNLVPPKIPDGERVDFDDIHRKRMEKDLNELQALIEAHFENRKKEEEELVSLKDRIERRRAERAEQQRIRNEREKERQNRLAEERARREEEENRRKAEDEARKKKALSNMMHFGGYIQKAQTERKSGKRQTEREKKKKILAERRKVLAIDHLNEDQLREKAKELWQSIYNLEAEKFDLQEKFKQQKYEINVLRNRINDNQKVSKTRGKAKVTGRWK, from the exons AGCAGGAGGAGGCAGCAGAAGAGGATGCTGAGGATGGGGCTGAAGCAGAGGCTGAGACCGAGGAGACCAGGGCAGAAG AAgatggagaagaagaggaagcaaaGGAAGCTGAAG ATGGCCCAATGGAGGAGTCCAAACCCAAGCCCAG GTCGTTCATGCCCAACTTGGTGCCTCCCAAGATCCCCGATGGAGAGAGAGTGGACTTTGAT GACATCCACCGGAAGCGCATGGAGAAGGACCTGAATGAGTTGCAGGCGCTGATTGAGGCTCACTTTGAGaacaggaagaaggaggaggaggagctcgTTTCTCTGAAGGACAGGATC GAGAGACGTCGGGCAGAGCGGGCCGAGCAGCAGCGCATCCGGAATGAGCGGGAGAAGGAGCGGCAGAACCGCCTGGCT GAAGAGAGGGCTCGacgagaggaggaggagaacaggAGGAAGGCTGAGGATGAGGCCCGGAAGAAGAAGGCTTTGTCCAACATGATGCATTTTGGGGGTTACATCCAGAAG GCCCAG ACAGAGCGGAAAAGTGGGAAGAGGCAGACCGAGcgggaaaagaagaagaagattctGGCTGAGAGGAGGAAGGTGCTGGCCATCGACCACCTGAATGAAGATCAGCTGAG GGAGAAGGCCAAGGAGCTGTGGCAGAGCATCTATAACTTGGAGGCAGAGAAGTTCGACTTGCAGGAGAAGTTCAAGCAGCAGAAATACGAG ATCAATGTTCTCCGAAACAGGATCAACGATAACCAGAAAGT CTCCAAGACCCGCGGGAAGGCCAAAGTCACCGGGCGCTGGAAGTAG
- the TNNT2 gene encoding troponin T, cardiac muscle isoform X9: MSDTEEVVEEYEEEEQEEAAVEEQEEAAEEDAEDGAEAEAETEETRAEDGEEEEAKEAEDGPMEESKPKPRSFMPNLVPPKIPDGERVDFDDIHRKRMEKDLNELQALIEAHFENRKKEEEELVSLKDRIERRRAERAEQQRIRNEREKERQNRLAEERARREEEENRRKAEDEARKKKALSNMMHFGGYIQKQAQTERKSGKRQTEREKKKKILAERRKVLAIDHLNEDQLREKAKELWQSIYNLEAEKFDLQEKFKQQKYEINVLRNRINDNQKVSKTRGKAKVTGRWK; the protein is encoded by the exons AGCAGGAGGAGGCAGCAGAAGAGGATGCTGAGGATGGGGCTGAAGCAGAGGCTGAGACCGAGGAGACCAGGGCAGAAG atggagaagaagaggaagcaaaGGAAGCTGAAG ATGGCCCAATGGAGGAGTCCAAACCCAAGCCCAG GTCGTTCATGCCCAACTTGGTGCCTCCCAAGATCCCCGATGGAGAGAGAGTGGACTTTGAT GACATCCACCGGAAGCGCATGGAGAAGGACCTGAATGAGTTGCAGGCGCTGATTGAGGCTCACTTTGAGaacaggaagaaggaggaggaggagctcgTTTCTCTGAAGGACAGGATC GAGAGACGTCGGGCAGAGCGGGCCGAGCAGCAGCGCATCCGGAATGAGCGGGAGAAGGAGCGGCAGAACCGCCTGGCT GAAGAGAGGGCTCGacgagaggaggaggagaacaggAGGAAGGCTGAGGATGAGGCCCGGAAGAAGAAGGCTTTGTCCAACATGATGCATTTTGGGGGTTACATCCAGAAG CAGGCCCAG ACAGAGCGGAAAAGTGGGAAGAGGCAGACCGAGcgggaaaagaagaagaagattctGGCTGAGAGGAGGAAGGTGCTGGCCATCGACCACCTGAATGAAGATCAGCTGAG GGAGAAGGCCAAGGAGCTGTGGCAGAGCATCTATAACTTGGAGGCAGAGAAGTTCGACTTGCAGGAGAAGTTCAAGCAGCAGAAATACGAG ATCAATGTTCTCCGAAACAGGATCAACGATAACCAGAAAGT CTCCAAGACCCGCGGGAAGGCCAAAGTCACCGGGCGCTGGAAGTAG
- the TNNT2 gene encoding troponin T, cardiac muscle isoform X11, with protein sequence MSDTEEVVEEYEEEEQEEQEEAAEEDAEDGAEAEAETEETRAEEDGEEEEAKEAEDGPMEESKPKPRSFMPNLVPPKIPDGERVDFDDIHRKRMEKDLNELQALIEAHFENRKKEEEELVSLKDRIERRRAERAEQQRIRNEREKERQNRLAEERARREEEENRRKAEDEARKKKALSNMMHFGGYIQKQAQTERKSGKRQTEREKKKKILAERRKVLAIDHLNEDQLREKAKELWQSIYNLEAEKFDLQEKFKQQKYEINVLRNRINDNQKVSKTRGKAKVTGRWK encoded by the exons AGCAGGAGGAGGCAGCAGAAGAGGATGCTGAGGATGGGGCTGAAGCAGAGGCTGAGACCGAGGAGACCAGGGCAGAAG AAgatggagaagaagaggaagcaaaGGAAGCTGAAG ATGGCCCAATGGAGGAGTCCAAACCCAAGCCCAG GTCGTTCATGCCCAACTTGGTGCCTCCCAAGATCCCCGATGGAGAGAGAGTGGACTTTGAT GACATCCACCGGAAGCGCATGGAGAAGGACCTGAATGAGTTGCAGGCGCTGATTGAGGCTCACTTTGAGaacaggaagaaggaggaggaggagctcgTTTCTCTGAAGGACAGGATC GAGAGACGTCGGGCAGAGCGGGCCGAGCAGCAGCGCATCCGGAATGAGCGGGAGAAGGAGCGGCAGAACCGCCTGGCT GAAGAGAGGGCTCGacgagaggaggaggagaacaggAGGAAGGCTGAGGATGAGGCCCGGAAGAAGAAGGCTTTGTCCAACATGATGCATTTTGGGGGTTACATCCAGAAG CAGGCCCAG ACAGAGCGGAAAAGTGGGAAGAGGCAGACCGAGcgggaaaagaagaagaagattctGGCTGAGAGGAGGAAGGTGCTGGCCATCGACCACCTGAATGAAGATCAGCTGAG GGAGAAGGCCAAGGAGCTGTGGCAGAGCATCTATAACTTGGAGGCAGAGAAGTTCGACTTGCAGGAGAAGTTCAAGCAGCAGAAATACGAG ATCAATGTTCTCCGAAACAGGATCAACGATAACCAGAAAGT CTCCAAGACCCGCGGGAAGGCCAAAGTCACCGGGCGCTGGAAGTAG
- the TNNT2 gene encoding troponin T, cardiac muscle isoform X13: MREEEDWREDEDEQEEAAEEDAEDGAEAEAETEETRAEEDGEEEEAKEAEDGPMEESKPKPRSFMPNLVPPKIPDGERVDFDDIHRKRMEKDLNELQALIEAHFENRKKEEEELVSLKDRIERRRAERAEQQRIRNEREKERQNRLAEERARREEEENRRKAEDEARKKKALSNMMHFGGYIQKQAQTERKSGKRQTEREKKKKILAERRKVLAIDHLNEDQLREKAKELWQSIYNLEAEKFDLQEKFKQQKYEINVLRNRINDNQKVSKTRGKAKVTGRWK, encoded by the exons AGCAGGAGGAGGCAGCAGAAGAGGATGCTGAGGATGGGGCTGAAGCAGAGGCTGAGACCGAGGAGACCAGGGCAGAAG AAgatggagaagaagaggaagcaaaGGAAGCTGAAG ATGGCCCAATGGAGGAGTCCAAACCCAAGCCCAG GTCGTTCATGCCCAACTTGGTGCCTCCCAAGATCCCCGATGGAGAGAGAGTGGACTTTGAT GACATCCACCGGAAGCGCATGGAGAAGGACCTGAATGAGTTGCAGGCGCTGATTGAGGCTCACTTTGAGaacaggaagaaggaggaggaggagctcgTTTCTCTGAAGGACAGGATC GAGAGACGTCGGGCAGAGCGGGCCGAGCAGCAGCGCATCCGGAATGAGCGGGAGAAGGAGCGGCAGAACCGCCTGGCT GAAGAGAGGGCTCGacgagaggaggaggagaacaggAGGAAGGCTGAGGATGAGGCCCGGAAGAAGAAGGCTTTGTCCAACATGATGCATTTTGGGGGTTACATCCAGAAG CAGGCCCAG ACAGAGCGGAAAAGTGGGAAGAGGCAGACCGAGcgggaaaagaagaagaagattctGGCTGAGAGGAGGAAGGTGCTGGCCATCGACCACCTGAATGAAGATCAGCTGAG GGAGAAGGCCAAGGAGCTGTGGCAGAGCATCTATAACTTGGAGGCAGAGAAGTTCGACTTGCAGGAGAAGTTCAAGCAGCAGAAATACGAG ATCAATGTTCTCCGAAACAGGATCAACGATAACCAGAAAGT CTCCAAGACCCGCGGGAAGGCCAAAGTCACCGGGCGCTGGAAGTAG
- the TNNT2 gene encoding troponin T, cardiac muscle isoform X10 — MSDTEEVVEEYEEEEQEEAAVEEQEEAAEEDAEDGAEAEAETEETRAEEDGEEEEAKEAEDGPMEESKPKPRSFMPNLVPPKIPDGERVDFDDIHRKRMEKDLNELQALIEAHFENRKKEEEELVSLKDRIERRRAERAEQQRIRNEREKERQNRLAEERARREEEENRRKAEDEARKKKALSNMMHFGGYIQKTERKSGKRQTEREKKKKILAERRKVLAIDHLNEDQLREKAKELWQSIYNLEAEKFDLQEKFKQQKYEINVLRNRINDNQKVSKTRGKAKVTGRWK; from the exons AGCAGGAGGAGGCAGCAGAAGAGGATGCTGAGGATGGGGCTGAAGCAGAGGCTGAGACCGAGGAGACCAGGGCAGAAG AAgatggagaagaagaggaagcaaaGGAAGCTGAAG ATGGCCCAATGGAGGAGTCCAAACCCAAGCCCAG GTCGTTCATGCCCAACTTGGTGCCTCCCAAGATCCCCGATGGAGAGAGAGTGGACTTTGAT GACATCCACCGGAAGCGCATGGAGAAGGACCTGAATGAGTTGCAGGCGCTGATTGAGGCTCACTTTGAGaacaggaagaaggaggaggaggagctcgTTTCTCTGAAGGACAGGATC GAGAGACGTCGGGCAGAGCGGGCCGAGCAGCAGCGCATCCGGAATGAGCGGGAGAAGGAGCGGCAGAACCGCCTGGCT GAAGAGAGGGCTCGacgagaggaggaggagaacaggAGGAAGGCTGAGGATGAGGCCCGGAAGAAGAAGGCTTTGTCCAACATGATGCATTTTGGGGGTTACATCCAGAAG ACAGAGCGGAAAAGTGGGAAGAGGCAGACCGAGcgggaaaagaagaagaagattctGGCTGAGAGGAGGAAGGTGCTGGCCATCGACCACCTGAATGAAGATCAGCTGAG GGAGAAGGCCAAGGAGCTGTGGCAGAGCATCTATAACTTGGAGGCAGAGAAGTTCGACTTGCAGGAGAAGTTCAAGCAGCAGAAATACGAG ATCAATGTTCTCCGAAACAGGATCAACGATAACCAGAAAGT CTCCAAGACCCGCGGGAAGGCCAAAGTCACCGGGCGCTGGAAGTAG